In Aegilops tauschii subsp. strangulata cultivar AL8/78 chromosome 3, Aet v6.0, whole genome shotgun sequence, one genomic interval encodes:
- the LOC123497778 gene encoding uncharacterized protein, whose protein sequence is MRRAVPGCLPRALLNRHRPLDPRLSSLACCAKSLDDEEEPSQRFVGNEVRRGRFHPVIARAVRTSSWDDARKISFRECVRLYGLPRSIGLFALLMQSFLPRRIGEVQCLIQSVVDHCGNAGPELFELAPMLASNLGGSMTLLQVYGTVIRVFVELSMFEDALLTYVEAKKVGVELQVCNFLLKRLVEGNQIMYARSLFQDMKSSGPSPNVYSYSVLMSMYTHGAKLCLEEALELLSEMETEGVSPNAATYATYLYGLCRAKQVKSAWSFLQMLCQRGYPCNSYCFNAVIHGFCHDGQVHKAIEAFDGMKKCGFVPDVHSYSILVDGLCKQGDLLTGYYMLVEMARNGITPNLVSYSSLLHGLCRAGRVELAFELFKRLKDQGFKHDHIVYSIVLHGCCQHLDLEICYDLWNDMVHHNFVPDAYNYSSLIYAYCRHRQLKEALEVFELMISDGICPNIVTCTILVHGFSNEGLIGEAFLFLDKVRQFGVVPNLCTYRVIINGLCKVNKPNDVWGIFADMIKRGYVPDTVLYSIIIDGFVKALDLQEAFRLYYKMVDEGTKPNIFTYTSLINGLCHDDKLPEAMTLLKHMIGEGLTPDRILYTSLIACYCKRSNMKAALEIFREMETEGLSADSFVYTCLIGGFSKVLAMDGARLFMEEMINKGLTPTVVTYTDLIIGYFKIGDEKKAMAMYNSMLQAGITPDAKLSCILGLGNDEDDLGDSQEEKDVP, encoded by the coding sequence ATGCGCCGCGCAGTGCCGGGGTGTCTGCCTCGAGCCCTTTTGAACAGACATCGGCCCCTGGATCCACGCCTCTCTTCTCTGGCCTGTTGCGCAAAGAGCCTGGATGACGAGGAGGAACCCAGTCAGCGCTTCGTTGGCAATGAGGTCAGACGCGGGCGGTTTCATCCTGTGATCGCCCGGGCGGTCCGGACATCGAGCTGGGATGATGCCAGGAAGATCAGCTTCAGGGAGTGTGTCAGGCTGTATGGGCTACCCCGGTCGATCGGGCTGTTTGCATTGCTTATGCAGTCGTTCTTGCCACGGAGGATCGGAGAGGTCCAGTGCCTGATTCAGAGCGTCGTCGACCACTGTGGGAATGCTGGGCCGGAGTTGTTTGAGTTGGCGCCTATGTTGGCTAGCAATTTGGGTGGGTCGATGACGTTGCTACAAGTTTATGGCACAGTCATCCGGGTTTTTGTAGAGCTGTCGATGTTTGAGGATGCTCTCCTCACTTACGTCGAGGCCAAGAAGGTTGGAGTGGAGTTGCAAGTATGCAACTTCTTGCTGAAGCGCTTGGTTGAGGGGAACCAGATCATGTATGCAAGGAGTTTGTTTCAAGATATGAAGAGTTCTGGTCCTTCACCAAATGTCTACTCTTATTCAGTTTTGATGAGTATGTATACACATGGAGCCAAGTTATGCTTGGAGGAAGCTTTGGAGCTTCTTTCTGAAATGGAAACGGAAGGTGTCAGCCCAAATGCTGCAACCTATGCTACTTACCTCTATGGGCTTTGCCGTGCCAAACAGGTGAAATCTGCATGGAGCTTCCTTCAAATGCTGTGTCAGAGAGGCTACCCTTGCAACAGCTATTGTTTTAATGCAGTTATTCATGGTTTCTGCCATGACGGTCAGGTTCACAAAGCTATAGAAGCGTTTGATGGGATGAAGAAGTGTGGGTTTGTCCCAGATGTTCACAGCTACAGCATATTAGTTGATGGCTTATGCAAGCAAGGGGATCTGTTGACAGGCTATTACATGCTCGTTGAAATGGCGAGGAATGGGATCACTCCTAATTTGGTGAGTTATAGTTCGCTTTTGCATGGTCTTTGCAGAGCTGGAAGGGTTGAATTGGCGTTTGAGCTTTTTAAGAGGCTGAAAGATCAAGGAttcaagcatgaccacatagtttACAGCATCGTTCTTCATGGTTGTTGTCAACATCTAGATCTAGAGATTTGCTACGACCTTTGgaatgacatggttcatcataaTTTTGTTCCAGATGCTTACAATTACAGCAGCCTGATATATGCATACTGCAGGCATAGGCAACTGAAAGAAGCATTGGAGGTGTTTGAGCTCATGATCAGTGATGGGATATGCCCCAACATTGTGACCTGCACAATTCTTGTTCACGGCTTCAGCAACGAAGGGCTGATTGGTGAGGCCTTCCTGTTCCTGGATAAAGTACGCCAGTTTGGGGTTGTCCCCAACCTCTGTACATACAGAGTTATCATCAATGGCCTGTGCAAGGTCAATAAACCTAATGACGTGTGGGGTATTTTCGCAGACATGATAAAAAGGGGCTACGTTCCTGATACTGTGCTTTACAGTATTATTATCGATGGTTTTGTGAAAGCTTTGGATCTGCAGGAGGCTTTCAGGTTGTATTATAAAATGGTCGATGAGGGGACAAAGCCTAATATCTTTACATATACTAGCCTCATAAATGGTTTGTGCCATGATGACAAACTTCCTGAAGCTATGACGTTGCTTAAGCATATGATTGGGGAGGGGCTGACACCAGACAGAATTCTGTATACGTCTCTGATTGCGTGCTATTGTAAGCGCTCAAACATGAAGGCCGCTCTGGAGATCTTTAGAGAGATGGAAACAGAGGGTTTGTCAGCAGATTCTTTCGTGTACACTTGTTTAATTGGTGGCTTCAGTAAAGTGCTTGCGATGGATGGCGCACGGTTGTTTATGGAAGAGATGATAAACAAGGGGCTTACACCTACTGTAGTAACTTACACAGATCTCATAATTGGATACTTCAAAATTGGAGATGAGAAAAAAGCTATGGCGATGTACAACAGTATGCTGCAGGCAGGCATTACACCAGATGCCAAGCTGAGCTGTATATTGGGCCTTGGTAATGATGAGGATGATTtgggtgattctcaggaagaaaAGGATGTACCATAG
- the LOC123497502 gene encoding germin-like protein 8-11: MASDPSPLQDFCVAENSSHVLVNGFVCKDPKDVKAEDFFLAAKLDMPRDTKANKVGSNVTLINVMRIPGLNTLGISLARIDYAPLGENPPHTHPRATEILTVLEGTLYVGFVTSNPDNKFLSKVLNKGDVFVFPEGLVHFQFNPNPYKPAVAIAALSSQNPGAITIANAVFGSKPAISDDLLAKAFQVEKRTVDWLQAQFWADNQN; the protein is encoded by the exons ATGGCTTCTGATCCGAGCCCTCTCCAGGACTTCTGCGTCGCCGAGAACAGCTCACATG TTCTAGTTAATGGATTTGTCTGTAAAGACCCAAAGGATGTGAAGGCCGAAGACTTCTTCTTGGCGGCCAAACTCGACATGCCGAGAGACACAAAGGCGAACAAAGTTGGGTCCAATGTCACTTTGATCAATGTAATGCGGATTCCTGGCCTCAACACACTGGGCATCTCCCTTGCGCGCATCGACTATGCACCTCTAGGCGAGAACCCACCGCACACTCACCCGCGTGCCACTGAGATCCTCACCGTGCTTGAAGGGACCCTTTATGTCGGCTTTGTCACATCCAACCCAGACAACAAGTTCTTGTCGAAGGTGCTTAACAAGGGTGACGTGTTTGTATTCCCAGAAGGTCTCGTCCACTTCCAATTCAACCCTAACCCCTACAAACCAGCGGTGGCAATTGCTGCACTTAGCAGCCAGAACCCTGGGGCAATAACCATTGCCAACGCTGTGTTTGGGTCAAAACCGGCAATCTCAGACGATCTTCTTGCCAAGGCGTTCCAAGTGGAGAAGAGGACTGTAGACTGGCTTCAGGCTCAGTTTTGGGCAGACAACCAGAACTAA
- the LOC109785413 gene encoding germin-like protein 8-11, whose translation GFVCKDPKAVMADHFFLAAKLDMPRDTKISKVGSNVTLINVMKIAGPNMLGISLTRIDYAPLGENPPHRHPCATEILTVLEGTLYVGFVTSNPENKLFSKELRKGDVFVSPQGLIHFHFNPNPYKPAVAIATLSSQNPGAITIANTVFGSKPMISDDVLAKAFQVEKTTVDWLQAQFWADNHN comes from the coding sequence GGTTTCGTCTGTAAGGACCCAAAAGCCGTGATGGCGGACCACTTCTTCCTCGCGGCCAAACTCGACATGCCAAGAGACACAAAGATAAGCAAGGTTGGGTCGAACGTGACATTGATTAACGTCATGAAGATTGCTGGCCCCAACATGCTTGGCATCTCCCTCACACGCATCGACTACGCACCCCTAGGCGAGAACCCTCCGCACAGACACCCCTGTGCCACTGAGATCCTCACCGTACTTGAGGGTACGCTCTACGTCGGCTTCGTCACATCCAACCCGGAAAACAAGCTCTTCTCCAAGGAGCTCAGGAAGGGTGATGTGTTTGTTTCCCCACAAGGACTCATCCACTTCCACTTTAACCCCAACCCCTACAAGCCAGCGGTCGCAATTGCCACACTTAGCAGCCAGAACCCGGGGGCAATTACCATTGCCAACACCGTATTTGGATCAAAGCCTATGATCTCGGATGATGTTCTCGCCAAGGCCTTTCAGGTGGAGAAGACGACTGTGGACTGGCTCCAAGCTCAGTTCTGGGCAGACAACCACAATTAA
- the LOC123497774 gene encoding germin-like protein 8-8 — protein sequence MASSSFLLFTAILALVSWQALASDPGPLQDFCVADNSSRVLVNGFVCKDPKAVTAEDFFLAAKLDMPRDTKMSKVGSNVTLVNVMKIAGLNTLGISLARIDYAPLGENPPHTHPRATEILTVLEGTLYVGFVTSNPENKLFSKELRKGDVFVFPQGLIHFQFNPNPYKPAVAIAALSSQNPGAITIANAVFGSNPMISDDILAKAFQVEKKTVDWLQAQFWADNHN from the exons ATGGCCTCCTCCAGCTTCCTTCTCTTCACTGCTATTCTTGCATTGGTCTCATGGCAGGCTTTAGCTTCTGATCCTGGTCCTCTCCAAGACTTTTGTGTCGCGGACAATAGCTCGCGTG TACTTGTTAATGGATTCGTATGTAAGGACCCAAAAGCCGTGACGGCGGAGGACTTCTTCCTGGCGGCCAAGCTCGACATGCCGAGAGACACAAAGATGAGCAAGGTTGGGTCCAACGTGACCTTGGTTAACGTCATGAAGATTGCTGGCCTCAACACGCTTGGCATCTCCCTCGCACGCATCGACTACGCGCCCTTAGGCGAGAACCCTCCGCACACACACCCCCGTGCCACCGAGATCCTCACCGTGCTTGAGGGTACACTCTATGTCGGCTTCGTCACGTCCAACCCGGAAAACAAGCTCTTCTCCAAGGAGCTAAGGAAGGGTGATGTGTTTGTTTTCCCACAAGGACTCATCCACTTCCAGTTTAACCCCAACCCCTACAAGCCGGCGGTCGCAATTGCCGCACTTAGCAGCCAGAACCCAGGGGCAATTACCATTGCTAACGCTGTATTTGGATCAAATCCTATGATCTCGGATGATATTCTCGCCAAGGCCTTTCAGGTGGAGAAGAAGACCGTGGACTGGCTCCAAGCTCAGTTCTGGGCCGACAACCACAATTAA
- the LOC123497775 gene encoding germin-like protein 8-11, whose product MASSSYFLVIALLALASWQTMASDPSPLQDFCVAENSSHVLVNGFVCKDPKDVKAEDFFLAAKLDMPRDTKANKVGSNVTLINVMRIPGLNTLGISLARIDYAPLGENPPHTHPRATEILTVLEGTLYVGFVTSNPDNKFLSKVLNKGDVFVFPEGLVHFQFNPNPYKPAVAIAALSSQNPGAITIANAVFGSKPAISDDVLAKAFQVEKKTVDWLQAQFWADNQN is encoded by the exons ATGGCCTCCTCTTCCTATTTCCTTGTCATCGCCCTTCTTGCATTGGCCTCATGGCAGACCATGGCTTCTGATCCGAGCCCTCTCCAGGACTTCTGCGTCGCCGAGAACAGCTCACATG TTCTAGTTAATGGATTTGTCTGTAAAGACCCAAAGGATGTGAAGGCCGAAGACTTCTTCTTGGCGGCCAAACTCGACATGCCGAGAGACACAAAGGCGAACAAAGTTGGGTCCAATGTCACTTTGATCAATGTAATGCGGATTCCTGGCCTCAACACATTGGGCATCTCCCTTGCGCGCATCGACTATGCACCTCTAGGCGAGAACCCACCGCACACTCACCCGCGTGCCACTGAGATCCTCACCGTGCTTGAAGGGACCCTTTATGTCGGCTTTGTCACATCCAACCCAGACAACAAGTTCTTGTCGAAGGTGCTTAACAAGGGTGACGTGTTTGTATTCCCAGAAGGTCTCGTCCACTTCCAATTCAACCCTAACCCCTACAAACCAGCGGTGGCAATTGCTGCACTTAGCAGCCAGAACCCTGGGGCTATCACCATTGCCAACGCTGTGTTTGGGTCAAAACCGGCAATCTCAGACGATGTTCTTGCCAAGGCGTTCCAAGTGGAGAAGAAGACTGTAGACTGGCTTCAGGCTCAGTTTTGGGCAGACAACCAGAACTAA